The nucleotide sequence TGACAAAGAATGCATTGGATCAAATGGACTGGGTTGAAAAGATAATTGAAGCAATAGCTACTTTTGTTGAGTTCCCTTGCAACCTTGAAGACCATGCATCATCCACCTGGTTTGCTGTTGTGTCTCTGGCTGTAGGTTTGTTTTACCCAGTTGGTATTGGTCTTTCTTTCAAGTTTCATCATTTCTGAGTCTTGAGATCTGCCATCCTTTGATAGTCCAGATATGCTGAGTATCATGAAATGCATTCGTTTTCATGCCATTCATCATGATGGGTTTGAAATGCTCTTCTCATTTTCAGCAATTACGTAGCATGCCCATTTAGCCCTCAACAAGAAAGCTTTAAAGTTTTTGTCTGCATGGGCAAGACAGAGATGATGTCATGACAATGGTTGGCTTGATGAGTGCACAGTTTTCTAAGCCATTGGTAGCGAGCAAAGCTACTCGTCTTGTATGCCACAAATTCAAAAGGTATCCATATGCAAGAAGTTGGCCAAACACTTTACTGGCAGTGAGAGGCACATGGAGTAATTTCAGCAGGCCCAACTTCTAGAAGCAGCTTGAAGGTTGGAAAAATCTGTTTCCAATGGTATACCAAAGCATGGAAACCAGAAATCGTTGAAGCTATTGATCTAGATATTCTTTCTCAGGTGCTGAAGTTAGGAAATCTGGGTTAAGTTATAGAGCTTTGAGGATGTTCTGGATCATGCAATCACCTTCTGATGGTTGCAATCCTAATGAAACTCTGAATCTGTCGGTGAGACCAGATCCCATCGCTATTACTGGTGATCTTATAGCTTGTCCTTACTTGAATTTGTGGCATCAAAGAAGGAGATGAAAGTTCTAATATCACGTGCTGTGCTCAAAGTTTACTGCATGAATGACTTACTCATGGAAGCGAATTTACTCCTTGAGAAAACATGCTGAAACAGGGATCTATATGGATGGATGTACAAGTGAGCAAATTCGAGGACAAGTCTACTGCTGCCATGTCAACATTTGGTTACATTCTGTGCGTCCAAACTGCATGTCCTCTTTCATCCCTCCAGGCACCATAATTATGGTGAAAATGTGGGCCAATACCATCAGATTCTGGGAACTCCTTTGTCAGAAGTCGTGGCTTGTGTGGAAGACAGATTAATATCACATCCAAGGATGTTAGTGGTGGGGCTGGAACATGATCACACCCTCCCATTTCAAACCAAAACCAAGTTGGGAAGAAGAAATACACTGGCTGACTACTTATAAGAGCCTTGCAGTGCAGGTGAATCAATTGCTATGTTTCATGGAGACCTGCTATACTCTTCAAAAGATATCATCAAGAAGTTGGAGATGGAATTAAGATATTTTCAGCAAAACCGGAGTCCTAATTGGTGGATGAATTCAAACAGATGCAGCCATAAATCCTGGGAACAGCAGAGATCCTCTCCTGGATTCTAAGGGAAGGATGAGTGGAATTGACACAGCAATATTTACTCAGACAGGTAGAAGCCGGTCACACACAAGCACATCCTAGTGAAGGAGTTAAAGGAGCCGGCCCCACCCAGATGCTGGTAGCTCAATTGTGACATACATTGGTGGTGATTACAAACTTCACCAAAGGATGCCTTTCGCTGTCGAACTACAAGGAACACCATTACCTGATTGCAGCAGGTTTGGTCAATAGAGCTGCTGATGCTGACCTGTTAAAACTTTGAACAGGAGGCCCTGGCCATGGCTGTCTAGTCAAGATCAGAACCTCAAGTCTTTGTAGGTTTGGTGCAAAACCTTGTTGTTTTAGTTGCTGAGTATATGAGTGGACCGGTTGGAGATCCAGTCAATTGGGACAAAAGCATGGGCATCAAAATGTTTGATGGTGATTCTTTCCACTCTGAGAAGAATAAGAAAAGCATTCTAGTTGATGATTCTTTTATGATTCAACCTCAGTCAATAGTCGATGATCAATCAAATTCTCACTTCGGGACTGACATAAGCATGGTTGCAGACATTGTAGGAGTTACTCAACCTCAAAGTGACACGCCAGAATTTCACAGGAAAGGCTTGAAGTTTTTTCCTGCTCGAGAGTCGGATGACCTTTACATGGTGATTGATTGGGATTCAGCTGCAGAGCATGTCATGACATCTTGGACTCTTGAAATGGATTATGCAAATAATATTTCTACAACTGAAGCTGATAGAGGCCCCTCTGA is from Vitis riparia cultivar Riparia Gloire de Montpellier isolate 1030 chromosome 10, EGFV_Vit.rip_1.0, whole genome shotgun sequence and encodes:
- the LOC117922851 gene encoding COP1-interacting protein 7-like isoform X1, translating into MSGPVGDPVNWDKSMGIKMFDGDSFHSEKNKKSILVDDSFMIQPQSIVDDQSNSHFGTDISMVADIVGVTQPQSDTPEFHRKGLKFFPARESDDLYMVIDWDSAAEHVMTSWTLEMDYANNISTTEADRGPSDIETTGCIDDELASNGKSIGSTNSGASKEKVSIKEARSKALGEPLVKSTSEIILSVYKGVRVEFSGLPGTRSLIGNRS
- the LOC117922851 gene encoding uncharacterized protein LOC117922851 isoform X2, with protein sequence MSGPVGDPVNWDKSMGIKMFDDIVGVTQPQSDTPEFHRKGLKFFPARESDDLYMVIDWDSAAEHVMTSWTLEMDYANNISTTEADRGPSDIETTGCIDDELASNGKSIGSTNSGASKEKVSIKEARSKALGEPLVKSTSEIILSVYKGILLVAQVHLHSHFVCSCIHCYLA